AGTTCATTCGCCTCCTCGGCAGCAGTACGGGTAACATAATCCCATCCTTCGTCATCAGCAAGGAACATACAGTAGTTTTCACCAGCCCAGCCTTTACGGCCATAAGTCCAGTCAACACCTGCAAGATTAAGAATTTTCCACAGAGGAAGAAGTTCTTCAGGCTCTGTCATTGGCTCGCGAGAGTTCTGATTAAGAAAAAATTCAGCGCCGAATTTTCCGATAGGCGCCTGAAGATCCCTTTCTTCCCATTCAGGATACTCAGCTTTATGTTCTTCGAGAATATCACCAACAACGAATTCAAAGTCTTCCTGGGAACAACCCATGGCGCTGCATGTGTCCATTTTCATGGCCATGTCGCATGATCCAAGAATACCTTTTGGTCTTTCCTCACGAGGAATCATCTGTCTTGCGTTGAATACCAGCTGGGGAATGTTGATTTTCATCGGGCATGCATACACGCAACGCGTACACATACTGCACATCCACATCCAGTTGGATTTCATTATTTCTTCGTCCAGTCCCAACGCGGCCATACGCAGGAACTTCCTGGGGTCCATACCAGCAAAACCGCTGGCCGGGCACCCGGAAGAGCAAAGACCGCAGGTCAGACAGGAATTGAGATTCCCGCCTTCAGGAAGAATGGCCTTTACCTTGTCGATAAAGGCGCTCTTCTTCTTCCCGCCGATTTTGATTGCTTCTTGAGCCATTTTACAAACTCCTCCGTCTTGATTTGCAAAGCATCCGGGGCTCTTCCCGTCTGCCCAAAACCATCTGGATACCGCCGCAAAAACGGCAGAATCCCACACCTATCAGGTAAATCACCGAACCCTTAAAATAAGGGAAAACTAATCTGCCACACTGAGATGCAGTTCTCGCTTAAACCATAAAAGATGTCAATAGGAAACCACGGAACAGAAAAAAATCTCTTCCAAAAGCAGCGAAAAACCTGAAATAACAGAACAAATCCATCTAAATTCAATCATATTCGCTCTTAAAAAATTATTATTAGAGATTTCTAACCTCGTAAAAGAAAACAAACATCTTTAGCAAATCAAAAACTTTCAGAACCTCTATACATTCACAGAGCTCCATTGATTCTTAAAAAACAGCCCGAAAGATAAGGTTCTTTGATTCAATGAATTTGACTTAAGCCCGATATTTTTATAATGAAATCAAAAACAATGCCTAAAAAAATAACAACCCGAATTCCAAAGATTATATACTAAAGCTTATATAAGGATAAACCAATGATAAGAATAAATGAAAATTATCTTAAACTTAACGCCTCCTATCTTTTTTCTGAAATCGCCAAAAGAGTGTCAGCGTTCCAGGCCGCAAATCCTGACAGGGAAATTATAAGGCTTGGCATAGGAGACGTTACAAGGGCTCTTCCCCAGGCATGCGTAGACGCGTTCCATAAGGCAATAGATGAAATGGCTTCAGATTCCACTTTTAA
Above is a genomic segment from Desulforegula conservatrix Mb1Pa containing:
- a CDS encoding (Fe-S)-binding protein — encoded protein: MAQEAIKIGGKKKSAFIDKVKAILPEGGNLNSCLTCGLCSSGCPASGFAGMDPRKFLRMAALGLDEEIMKSNWMWMCSMCTRCVYACPMKINIPQLVFNARQMIPREERPKGILGSCDMAMKMDTCSAMGCSQEDFEFVVGDILEEHKAEYPEWEERDLQAPIGKFGAEFFLNQNSREPMTEPEELLPLWKILNLAGVDWTYGRKGWAGENYCMFLADDEGWDYVTRTAAEEANELGCKVFLNTEUGHITFSVLAGLKKYNIPHNFEVGTIYQYYAQWIREGRLKPSSEWNKDLQIKFTIQDPCNIIRKTFGDAAADDIRYVIKSCVGEENFVDTYPNKSNNFCCGGGGGYLQSGLKEERLLYGKIKDEQIKATKATYVVAGCHNCHAQIHELSEHYGSHYHVVHIWTVLGLALGILGESERQYLGEELQEVNLPPKAEDAEE